One Lacunisphaera limnophila DNA window includes the following coding sequences:
- the ompR gene encoding two-component system response regulator OmpR: METQPKLLIVEDDTRTRLLLERYLKEQGFPVLSLSGGRRVDETLAAQPVKLIILDLMLPGEDGLSLCRRLRARGEDVPIIILTAKGDEVDRVVGLEVGADDYVAKPFSPRELVARINAVLRRRNPAAVHGAPSPISQVVRFGPCELNFGTRELSREGKTLVMSTGEFAVLEALARHPHVPLSRDRLMDLARGKEQGAHDRSMDVQVSRVRRLIEDDSSKPRYIQTVWGFGYVFVPDAPATP, translated from the coding sequence ATGGAAACCCAGCCGAAGCTCCTTATCGTGGAGGATGATACCCGGACGCGCCTGCTGCTGGAGCGTTACCTCAAGGAACAGGGTTTCCCGGTGCTCTCCTTGTCTGGCGGCCGGCGCGTCGACGAGACCTTGGCGGCTCAGCCGGTCAAACTGATCATTCTCGACCTGATGTTGCCGGGCGAGGACGGGCTCTCCCTCTGCCGCCGGCTGCGGGCAAGGGGCGAGGACGTGCCCATCATCATTCTGACGGCCAAGGGGGATGAGGTGGACCGGGTGGTGGGACTTGAGGTCGGCGCCGACGACTACGTGGCAAAGCCTTTCAGTCCCCGCGAACTTGTGGCGCGGATCAACGCCGTCCTTCGCCGACGCAACCCGGCGGCGGTTCACGGGGCGCCCTCCCCGATTTCCCAGGTGGTGCGCTTTGGCCCCTGCGAGCTGAACTTCGGGACCCGTGAACTGAGCCGCGAGGGTAAGACGCTCGTCATGAGCACCGGGGAGTTTGCCGTGCTGGAAGCGCTCGCCCGGCATCCGCATGTGCCGCTCTCTCGCGACCGATTGATGGATCTGGCCCGGGGGAAGGAACAGGGGGCCCACGACCGCAGCATGGATGTGCAGGTCTCGCGGGTGCGCCGCCTGATAGAGGACGATTCGTCGAAACCACGCTACATCCAGACCGTGTGGGGTTTTGGCTATGTGTTCGTGCCCGATGCCCCCGCCACGCCATGA